The nucleotide sequence CCAGGCGGTCACCGGCGAGGGCGGAGTCCTCGTTGTTGGTCCGGACGAGGCCGACGTCGTTCAGGATGGCCGAGCGGAGGATCAGCGTCATGGGGACAAGCTTGCCAAGAACACCCGCTCCGCGTCTCTACGGACTGCGGGGTCTGCGGAAAGAAATGTCATCGGCTTGCACACGGGGTATGTATCAGGGCTCCACTGTGGCCGGTCGCGGGTAGCGCAGCAGCAGGCTCGCCCGGACCTCCTCGTCGCCCACCGCGGCGTAGCTGTGCGGCACGTCGGAGGCCCAGCGGAGGTATTCCCCCGGGCCGGCGGTGAGCGGGGCGGTCGCCGGGCCGGCCCGGAGCACGCCGGAGAAGACGGTGACGTGTTCGGTGACACCGGCCTGGTGCGCGGGGGAGAGCTGCGCCGGGCCGGGGCTGACCCGCATCCGGTACAGCTCGTAGGTCGCGTCGGTGTCGCTGAAGACCTCCAGCAGGGTCGCTCCCACCGCGGCACCGCGGACGGTCGGCGTCTCGGCCGGCCCGGAGAGCACGGCGGTGAGGGGCACGCCGAGCTGGGCGGTGATCGCGTACAGGGTCTCCAGGGTCGGGTTTCGGGTGCCGTTCTCCAGGCCGGAGAGGGTGGCCTTCCCGACGCCGGCCAGCCGGGCGAGGGTGGACAGGGACATGCCGCGCTCCTCGCGGAGGGCGCGGATCCGCCGGCCGACGGCGTCGGTGGTCCGGTCACCGGCTGGTGGGGCAGCTGCCATGGGGCTATGGTGCTACATCGGCTCGTTCCGTAAACGGAACGGTGGTGAGGGAGGCAAGCATGGCCGGTCGGCTGCAACCCGTTCTGGCCGGCGTGGTGACCGCCCTGGTCGGCTTCGCCAGCTCGTTCACGGTCGTGCTGGCCGGGCTGCGCGCCGTGGGCGCGGACCAGGCCCAGGCCGCCTCCGGCCTGCTCGCCCTCTGCGTCGCCAGCGGCTGCTGCG is from Micromonospora terminaliae and encodes:
- a CDS encoding helix-turn-helix domain-containing protein, yielding MAAAPPAGDRTTDAVGRRIRALREERGMSLSTLARLAGVGKATLSGLENGTRNPTLETLYAITAQLGVPLTAVLSGPAETPTVRGAAVGATLLEVFSDTDATYELYRMRVSPGPAQLSPAHQAGVTEHVTVFSGVLRAGPATAPLTAGPGEYLRWASDVPHSYAAVGDEEVRASLLLRYPRPATVEP